From a region of the Pseudoxanthobacter soli DSM 19599 genome:
- a CDS encoding BA14K family protein: protein MTVAMMMRRGVLRRGSPHPNVLRRGALAAALCAALGAAVATGPAEAAIPAGPAVAAALSGAAVPPSGSAGATASGLSDRAAAVPVQWGPGWRGPGPGPGWRGGPGWRGPGWGGPGWRGPGWGGPGWGGPGWRGPGWRGPGWGWRGPGWAGPGWGGPGFGWGVGVAVPPIVVAPAPPPVVVAPPAYAAPQPWTPAWYSYCSARYRSFNPNTGTFTSYSGQQLFCR from the coding sequence ATGACAGTCGCCATGATGATGCGGCGGGGTGTCCTGCGGAGAGGCAGCCCGCATCCGAACGTCCTCCGGCGCGGGGCGCTCGCCGCCGCGCTCTGCGCGGCCCTCGGCGCCGCGGTCGCCACCGGTCCCGCCGAAGCGGCGATCCCGGCCGGTCCCGCGGTCGCAGCGGCGCTTTCCGGCGCTGCCGTCCCGCCGTCCGGGTCCGCCGGAGCGACCGCCTCTGGGCTTTCGGATCGTGCCGCGGCCGTTCCCGTGCAGTGGGGACCCGGCTGGCGCGGCCCCGGCCCGGGGCCCGGCTGGCGCGGCGGTCCCGGCTGGCGAGGCCCCGGTTGGGGCGGGCCTGGCTGGCGTGGCCCCGGTTGGGGTGGTCCTGGCTGGGGTGGTCCTGGCTGGCGCGGCCCGGGTTGGCGCGGCCCCGGCTGGGGTTGGCGGGGGCCGGGCTGGGCGGGCCCCGGCTGGGGCGGCCCCGGGTTCGGATGGGGCGTCGGCGTCGCGGTGCCGCCGATCGTCGTGGCCCCGGCCCCGCCGCCCGTGGTGGTCGCGCCGCCGGCCTACGCCGCGCCGCAGCCGTGGACGCCGGCCTGGTACAGCTACTGTTCCGCGCGCTATCGCAGCTTCAACCCGAACACCGGAACCTTCACCAGCTATTCGGGGCAGCAGCTTTTCTGCCGCTGA
- a CDS encoding DUF2794 domain-containing protein, giving the protein MQAETAANARTVIAFDRRELDAILRIYGRMVAAGEWRDYAIDFRADEAVFSIFRRTSEMPLYRIVKNPKLARKQGAYSVMAPGGMILKRGQDLARVLSVLEPKRTLHLVGG; this is encoded by the coding sequence TTGCAGGCGGAGACGGCGGCGAACGCCCGGACCGTGATCGCCTTCGACCGCCGCGAACTCGATGCCATCCTGCGCATCTACGGGCGGATGGTGGCGGCCGGGGAGTGGCGCGACTACGCCATCGACTTCCGCGCCGACGAGGCGGTGTTCTCGATCTTCCGCCGCACCAGCGAGATGCCGCTCTATCGCATCGTCAAGAATCCGAAGCTCGCCCGCAAGCAGGGCGCCTATTCGGTGATGGCGCCGGGCGGCATGATCCTGAAGCGCGGCCAGGACCTCGCCCGCGTGCTGAGCGTGCTCGAACCGAAGCGCACGCTGCACCTCGTCGGCGGCTGA
- a CDS encoding ArsC family reductase produces MTAITIYGIKNCDTMKKARAWLDGHGIAYAFHDYKAAGIDRDRLANWARAVGWETLLNKAGTTFRKLPDADRADLTEDKAIALMLAHPSMIKRPVLESGPTLLVGFKPAEYEKELG; encoded by the coding sequence ATGACCGCGATCACGATCTACGGCATCAAGAACTGCGACACCATGAAGAAGGCCCGCGCCTGGCTCGACGGCCACGGCATCGCTTATGCCTTCCACGACTACAAGGCCGCCGGCATCGACCGCGACAGGCTTGCGAACTGGGCGAGGGCGGTCGGCTGGGAGACCCTCCTCAACAAGGCCGGCACCACCTTCCGCAAGCTGCCGGACGCCGACCGCGCCGACCTCACCGAAGACAAGGCCATCGCCCTGATGCTCGCCCACCCCTCGATGATCAAACGCCCCGTCCTCGAATCCGGCCCCACCCTCCTCGTCGGCTTCAAGCCGGCGGAGTACGAGAAGGAGTTGGGGTGA
- a CDS encoding 3D domain-containing protein: MANDPKAILRRGIMRGMAAVMTVMGLTACAPEKPVEKPQAPTPIASIAPEKRDLPRFEAPACKRIAQHAESFGEERTTRTTQYFTPVFPAGPDGGLRPEDRDNCLKMEGSCIVGNKLYNAGGPSGRVYDLTQIPTVFGQGSGKNAFNATNALFPCVTVAADPAEYKTGTVIYIPAFRGKLCPQNGQPVDGCFVVGDVGSKIRGPGRFDIFTGDCARYDGSRHVCRDPGTASFNVPSGTPFRVIPRDDKLAVDLRAEVDAFVENGWK; encoded by the coding sequence ATGGCGAACGATCCGAAAGCCATCCTGAGGAGGGGCATCATGCGCGGTATGGCGGCTGTGATGACGGTGATGGGTTTGACGGCCTGTGCGCCCGAGAAGCCAGTCGAGAAGCCTCAGGCGCCAACACCCATCGCCAGTATCGCGCCGGAAAAACGGGACCTGCCGCGCTTCGAAGCGCCCGCCTGTAAGCGGATCGCGCAGCATGCGGAGAGTTTTGGCGAAGAGCGCACCACCAGAACCACGCAATATTTTACCCCGGTGTTTCCTGCAGGACCGGATGGTGGTCTGCGACCTGAGGATCGCGACAACTGCCTGAAGATGGAGGGTAGCTGCATCGTCGGCAATAAATTGTACAACGCCGGTGGTCCGTCGGGCCGTGTTTACGATCTTACGCAAATTCCGACCGTCTTCGGCCAAGGCAGCGGAAAGAATGCGTTCAACGCGACAAACGCGCTCTTTCCATGTGTGACGGTTGCGGCCGATCCGGCTGAGTACAAGACTGGGACTGTCATCTACATTCCCGCGTTCCGCGGAAAGCTCTGCCCCCAGAACGGCCAGCCGGTGGATGGCTGCTTCGTTGTCGGAGACGTCGGTTCCAAAATCCGCGGTCCCGGACGCTTTGACATCTTCACCGGAGATTGTGCGCGATATGACGGCAGCAGACACGTCTGCCGCGATCCTGGTACGGCTTCTTTCAATGTCCCGTCGGGGACGCCGTTCCGGGTCATCCCTCGTGACGACAAATTGGCCGTCGACCTTCGGGCCGAAGTCGATGCTTTCGTCGAGAACGGGTGGAAGTGA
- a CDS encoding TrmH family RNA methyltransferase, with the protein MTADTPRRPDRKPDDRRTERRPPRRTSSTRSHWSPGENRIVIYGVHAVAAALANPARIKHRLVATHNALARLSEAGIDLPVAPEVADPKVVAEMVPADAVHQGIALVTEPLAPAEVGDLGTARLVLALDQVTDPHNVGAIMRSAVALGASALFTTSRHSPQESGVLAKAASGAVDLLPHASVPNLPRTLRDLKDEGFTIIGLDSEAEHDLESVPVGDKVALVLGSEGKGLRGAVKTATDAVARLEAPGPFASLNVSNAAAIALYVMRRRLAGG; encoded by the coding sequence ATGACCGCCGACACGCCGAGAAGACCGGACCGCAAGCCGGACGACCGCAGGACCGAGCGCCGCCCGCCGCGGCGCACGTCGTCGACGCGCAGCCACTGGAGCCCGGGCGAGAACCGCATCGTGATCTATGGCGTGCACGCGGTCGCGGCCGCGCTCGCCAACCCGGCCCGCATCAAGCACCGGCTGGTCGCGACCCACAACGCACTGGCGCGGCTTTCCGAGGCCGGCATCGACCTGCCCGTCGCCCCGGAGGTCGCGGACCCGAAGGTGGTGGCCGAGATGGTGCCGGCCGACGCGGTCCACCAGGGCATCGCCCTCGTCACCGAGCCTCTGGCCCCGGCCGAGGTGGGCGACCTCGGCACGGCGCGGCTGGTGCTGGCGCTCGACCAGGTGACGGACCCGCACAATGTCGGTGCCATCATGCGCTCGGCCGTGGCGCTCGGCGCCTCCGCGCTGTTCACCACGAGCCGCCATTCCCCGCAGGAAAGCGGCGTGCTGGCCAAGGCGGCCTCGGGCGCCGTCGACCTTCTGCCCCACGCCTCGGTGCCGAACCTGCCGCGCACGCTGCGCGACCTGAAGGACGAGGGCTTCACCATCATCGGCCTCGACAGCGAGGCCGAGCACGACCTCGAATCCGTGCCGGTCGGCGACAAGGTGGCGCTGGTGCTGGGGTCGGAAGGCAAGGGCCTGCGCGGCGCCGTCAAGACGGCGACCGACGCGGTGGCCCGGCTGGAGGCGCCCGGCCCGTTCGCCTCGCTCAACGTCTCCAACGCCGCGGCGATCGCGCTTTACGTGATGCGCCGCCGGCTCGCGGGCGGCTGA
- the ybaK gene encoding Cys-tRNA(Pro) deacylase, translating to MSSSTQATLALTRAGVAFSVHHYDYDPGADRIGLQAAEAIGEPPHRVLKTLMVEVDGKPACTVIPSDCELSMKRVAAAFGGKAAQMMKPAAAERLTGFRVGGISPFGQKRKVPTAIEAAALGEAYVIINGGQRGLMVQLAPGDAVKAAAAVTAPLVA from the coding sequence ATGTCGAGCAGCACCCAGGCGACGCTGGCCCTGACGCGGGCGGGCGTGGCGTTCTCCGTCCACCATTACGATTACGATCCGGGCGCGGACCGCATCGGCCTGCAGGCCGCCGAGGCCATCGGCGAGCCGCCGCACCGGGTGCTGAAGACGCTGATGGTGGAGGTCGACGGCAAGCCCGCCTGCACGGTGATCCCGTCCGATTGCGAACTCAGCATGAAGCGGGTGGCGGCGGCGTTCGGCGGCAAGGCGGCGCAGATGATGAAGCCGGCCGCGGCCGAGCGCCTGACCGGCTTCCGCGTCGGCGGCATCAGCCCGTTCGGCCAGAAGCGCAAGGTGCCGACCGCCATCGAGGCCGCGGCGCTGGGCGAGGCCTATGTCATCATCAATGGCGGCCAGCGCGGCCTGATGGTGCAACTCGCCCCCGGCGACGCCGTGAAGGCGGCCGCCGCCGTCACCGCCCCGCTGGTGGCCTGA
- a CDS encoding response regulator transcription factor translates to MRILIVEDAEDLGDAVVTRLRASGHSVEWLRDGEAVLDWARDGAFDAIVLDVMLPGRDGFSVLRDLRGAGLDTPVLVATARAEVNDKVGLLDLGADDYIVKPFDLREMEARLRAVSRRPTAMTASAMQVGDLVIDLAARSVMVAGRPVECGRREFSLLEILIGRLGQVVPKDRLMTQLFAFDDDVSINAVELLVSRLRRKLEGSRVDIVTVRGTGYMARASDRP, encoded by the coding sequence TTGCGCATTCTCATCGTCGAAGATGCCGAGGATCTTGGTGACGCTGTGGTGACGCGGTTGAGAGCGAGCGGCCACAGCGTGGAGTGGCTGCGCGACGGCGAGGCCGTGCTGGACTGGGCGCGCGACGGGGCGTTCGACGCCATCGTGCTCGACGTGATGCTGCCGGGCCGGGACGGCTTTTCCGTGCTGCGCGACCTGCGCGGCGCGGGGCTCGACACGCCGGTTCTGGTCGCCACCGCCCGCGCCGAGGTGAACGACAAGGTGGGCCTGCTCGATCTCGGCGCGGACGACTACATCGTCAAGCCGTTCGACCTGCGCGAGATGGAGGCGCGGCTCAGGGCCGTCTCCCGCCGCCCCACGGCGATGACGGCGAGCGCGATGCAGGTCGGCGATCTCGTCATCGACCTCGCCGCCCGCAGCGTCATGGTCGCCGGCCGGCCGGTGGAGTGCGGCCGGCGGGAGTTCAGCCTGCTCGAAATTCTCATCGGCCGGCTCGGGCAGGTGGTGCCCAAGGACCGGCTGATGACGCAGCTGTTCGCGTTCGACGACGATGTGTCGATCAATGCCGTCGAGCTTCTGGTCTCGCGCCTGCGGCGCAAGCTCGAAGGCTCGCGTGTCGACATCGTCACGGTGCGCGGCACCGGCTACATGGCGCGGGCCAGTGACCGCCCCTGA